A part of Aegilops tauschii subsp. strangulata cultivar AL8/78 chromosome 2, Aet v6.0, whole genome shotgun sequence genomic DNA contains:
- the LOC109736947 gene encoding probable calcium-binding protein CML17 yields the protein MPPSGILSYIPTSLSSILPVRGCGAAPLPSPSPSPSPPTPPASPAPSKMSPSVKAADRAELARVFELFDRNGDGRITREELEDSLGKLGIPVPGDELAAMIARIDADGDGCVDVEEFGELYRTIMSTGGGGGQKGSSGEEAAAEEDEDEDMREAFRVFDANGDGFITVDELSAVLASLGLKQGRSAEECRRMIGQVDRDGDGRVDFHEFRQMMRGGGLAALA from the coding sequence ATGCCACCCTCCGGCATCCTCTCCTACATCCCGACCAGCCTCTCCTCCATCCTCCCGGTCCGCGGCTGCGGCGCGGCCCCCTTGCCGTCTCCGTCTCCGTCGCCGTCGCCTCCAACTCCACCGGCGTCCCCGGCCCCGAGCAAGATGTCGCCCTCGGTGAAGGCGGCGGACCGCGCGGAGCTGGCGCGCGTGTTCGAGCTGTTCGACCGGAACGGCGACGGGCGCATCACGCGGGAGGAGCTGGAGGACTCGCTGGGCAAGCTGGGCATCCCCGTGCCGGGCGACGAGCTGGCCGCCATGATCGCGCGCATCGACGCCGACGGCGACGGGTGCGTGGACGTGGAGGAGTTCGGGGAGCTCTACCGCACCATCATGTCCACGGGCGGTGGCGGGGGCCAGAAGGGCTCGTcgggcgaggaggcggcggcggaggaggacgaggacgaggacatGCGGGAGGCGTTCCGTGTGTTCGACGCCAACGGCGACGGGTTCATCACGGTGGACGAGCTGAGCGCCGTGCTGGCGTCGCTGGGGCTGAAGCAGGGCCGGTCGGCCGAGGAGTGCCGCCGCATGATCGGGCAGGTGGACCGCGACGGCGACGGCCGCGTCGACTTCCACGAGTTCCGCCAGATGATGCGCGGCGGCGGGCTCGCCGCGCTCGCCTGA